The genome window TGCTGTCTGGTTTTAACTAGAATTTTAATGAATATACACACAACCCTGGTCAAAGTTAGAAAACACCCGTTATTAACTTTGTTAACTTAGGCCCATAGCTGTCCCTCTGAAACTGTCACTATGTTGTTAATTGTCTATGCTCCGAcataaaatacaaagttaaaaagaaagaaaaaacagtaagTTGTTCAGTCTGAAAAACAGCGGAGGGGAGGAAAACAAGGGTCAGCACAGCTCTCTGTGCAAACAGGCGTGCGGGCCAGTGGTCAGGGGCCTGGCTGCAGACCGGAAATCTCACACCAGCTGGTTGGCCAGACGGCCACCACCAGCTAGGCACCTCTGGGGACCCCGGGCTTGGGGAGAATGGTTTCTACTTCTAAATCCATCTGCTCCTATATCACATTTTTTTATGCCAGGACACTCTAGCACCTGAGCACAGTGACAGAAACTAATGATGGTTTTAGCCAGCTGGTCCAAGGTTCAAACCCCAGGGATGCTGCACACTAGGCCCTCTCCCCGAGACTGAACCTCCCTGCCTGGTTTCCAGGGTACCTCGGAGAGCACCCACTACAAAGGTGCTGGAAGAATCCCCAGAGGTGCTGGGAGGTGCCCAGGCTCTGGAGGGCAGCCCAGAAATCCTGGCCACACACGCAAATGACACACATTCTCCTTGGGACCCCCCCACTCCACTCTGGGTTGGAGCACAGGTTGGGAGGCGGCCCCACAGAAAGGTGGCTGCCCCAGGGGAAGGGCCTGGCTCTGAAGAGCTGCCCCCAGTCACTGGCCCGCCCTCTGGGAATGGGTCTCCGGCACAGACTCGGGGGCTGGGAGGCCCCTCGCACCTGCATGTAGGTCTGGTCTGCCTCCCGGCGCTTGAACTGGTGGCTGAGCAGCAGGGCGCGGAGCTGGCGGTTCTGGTGCTTGATGTAGTGCTCCACAGCCGCCTGGCACGGCCGGCACAGCTTGTACATCTGCTCCAGGTGGTGCCGGTACACCTCGATCTCCTCGTCGTACCTGCCCTGTGGAAGGGGCACAGGCTCAGGGCCCCGGGGGTGACCATGTGCAAGTCATCCCTGTTCTGCACCTGCTTCCTCGGGGGCTCGACAGGACCAACGGCCTGGGAAGGGGGGCCACCCACAGCCCTGGACACAGCAGGGGCCCCAGGGGACATTCCAGCTAGTTCTGTGGCTGCCAAGGACACACCTCGAGGCCAGAGCCTGGCATGTGGCCCTTGCTCAGGCCCTGCTCCCGGACTCCAGACACCACCTGGGCTTGGACAGATGGGCCACCTGGAGGTAGACCTGCCTCCCCACTGAAGCCCAGTGGCCCAGGAAACACGAGAAAGCCCCTGGCCAGGTCAGGGCCTCGGCAGGAACTGAAGGGCCTCTGCACTTCAGGAACAGCCCAGGAAACGCGAGGCCCACCCTTCCTTCCCCATGAGATGCAGCACACCCCTCCCTGTTTGCAGGGGAGCCAGACATTCCAGTCTGCAGGGGCAGGAGGGTCCTGGTTTGGTCTCTTGCTAGGAGCGAACGTGCCAGACACCTGCCCTGGATGCCCCGTCACACGTGCCTGCCCTCCTCTTGGCAGCCTTCCCAGCTTTCTCCGCCCAGCCCCAGCTCACCTCTattttctccctccccacctccctcccagacTGGGCCTTGGGGAAAGTCAGGGTCTCTGGGCTTCAGCAAGCATTGTCTCTTGACGTCACGGAACCCCCAGACTAGGAGAGGAGAGATGGGCTAGACGACAAGGCTGCTGGCCTCCATGTGGACCCAGGAGGCAAAGGGCTGACATCCAGCCTCTGGACAGCACCCGCCTCCCCTCGCCCTCCACGAGCCAGCTGCCCACCAGGCGGTGGGCTAGACGGACTCAGAGGGACACAGACAGGATGGACCCAACAGGGCCCCGAGCTGGAGCCCAAGGACCCTGCCTTCCCTTGCCCAGGGACAAATCCCTCTGGACTGGCAGGTGCTCCTAGGCCTGGGGCCCCCACAGCAGTGACAACGAGACAGGAAGTGTGAGAAGCGCCTGGCTGAGATCACACACCAGAATGCAGGCCAGCACGGGGCTCCGGGTGAGGAGGGGGCGCCCCTCAGGGGCTCTACTGCCTCCAGGACCCCCCCACTCACCTCGTCACGTGGTGAGAAGGCGGCCAGCTGCTTGACCTTGGTGGTCTGGTGGTGGCTGCACCTCCGGCACAGCAGCACCTGGCTGCTCACCCActgcgggggggcgggggcgcgggggccaGGCGAGCCGCTCACCACGTGGTTGAGGTGCTCCAGGTACTGTGCGGGGATCGGCTTGTTGTAGTCACCATTCTGAGGGAGGAGGACCTGAGTCAGGGGGAGGCCTCCCCACGGGCAGGAGCCTCCTGCCCCTGCTCAGACCAGGCGACGGACAGAGGCCCCACATGCAGATACTCCCCCAAGGTGGATCAACACTCCCTCTCTTTACATGAAACACAGAAGCTCTTCTTTCAAAGAACTTCACGGGGAACCCCAGCTCAGGCGAGACAGAGTCTGAAAAGGCCTGGGTCTGAACATAAACCCGCCTATGTCAGTGCCGTGACTCTGCCCACGTCACCCTGGCTCCCTGAGCCTGTGCGCTGGTCCTCAGAGGAGGCCCTGGATGGTGGCCGGGGCGGGCGGGGGCACACCTCCTGGAAGCCGTTGTACTGCTCGCAGTGGGGGCAGTCCCAGCAGTTGCGGTTCCCGTAGGGCACCACCGTGTCCTGGTTGCAGAACCAACAGTTAACGACGGTGTGTGTCGGCTTCATCCTGCGGACGAGCACAGAGTGGAGTCTGCGGGAGGATGAGAGACCAGGGAGGGTGGGCGGCAAGCAGGGCGGGGGACACCATGAACCCGTCCATGGGACCTGGGCTTATCCTCAGCCAACCAGGCCAAGCCTCCTTGACCCTGGGGTCAGCTGGAGACGCACCAGGAACCCGGGGCCAGCCAGGCTACAGGCCGACAGGGACCTGGCTCCAagacctccttccctccctccctgcaagGCCCACAGACCTGGGCCCATTCCCAGGCTGCGGAAACGGTGCTCCCTGGGGAATTTCCAGATGGAAGGGGCCTCGGTGCTCACAGAAGCCCCAGGAGAGCCAGGGCCAAGGAGACCAAGGGTGGAGACTGCAGACAGCTGCTCATCCCGGGGCCAGCCCTCCCTGGCTTGGGGACAGGACAGGCTGGCCACAGTGGCCCTCGCCAGGCACACGCGTGGTGACAGGTGGGTGTGCAGGATAATCCCGGCCCAGACACTGAGGGATCTGTGCTCGAGTCCCTTCCATCCATCTCCCTGGCTGTTTGGTGGGTGtgtgtcgggggtgggggtgggggtgggggaggtaagGACGTGGCAACTGCCAGGGAAACCTCTCCAGTCCCAGAAATCTATGATAACAGGTGGTGGCAGCTCAAGCCTGGGGTCCTGGCCTTGCCACTCCTGTCCCCCTGCTTGCCCCTAGAATCCACCTCCAGCTGTGGGGTTGCCATCTGGGTCTCTGCTGGGATGGGCAGTCATATCACACGTGGACACCCCTGTTGTCCAGAGGATGGCACAGCCCCAAGCTTCTGGGAgccagagttccagctctgccaaTCCCTCCTCTCCCAGCCTTGGCAATCACGTGTTATCAGGGCCCAAAGACACAAGACACGCAAAGGTGCTCTGTAACATAGGGCGCTGGCTCTGGGGTTGTCGGGGGGCCTGGCCCCCTGGAAAGAGAGCTCCTGATTCTGACACTGAGCTGCCTCTTGGCCTTGCCTGTCCATGGACCATCAGGTCACAAGAGTTCTCCAAGCCTCAGTCTTATTACCTATCATCTGCGGACAAGACAAGTGTGGGAAGTGCTTCCAGAGTCTGGCTGACCGCTCAATAAACAGCAGTTTAcatggggagggcaggggaagagAGGCGCAAGCCCAGACAGAGGACATGGAACCAGACCCTGCAGGGAAGGGTCCCAGGGTCCACAGCAGGCACCCTGGCTTGCCCCAGCATCATCGAGCTGGAGGGCAAGACTCAGAAATAGCAGTGCTGGGCAACCTGGCCCCGTGGTCACGGTGTGGCCTTCAGGGAAAGTCATTTTTTTATCTGGCTGATGGCGACAGCAACAATCCCTGCTCCAAAAAGGGTGCAGAGGAATCGAGTGAGAGAACTGAGGGAAGCGCTGGGCTAGGCAAGTGGTCAGCGGAGGCATTCTGACAGCCTCACTGGCCTTCAGGCCAAGAGCAGTGGAAGGAGGTGCCTAGTGGTATGGGAATCCTCTCTGCCGAGAAGCCGCACTTGGGCAATTAAGCACTTGGCTTTCTCTCTGTTAATTTGTAACCGCTTTACAGGCTTCTCTGTAATAGTGCACCAAGGGGAGGCGTGTCCAAAGGGGCGATGAGGCAGGCCTAAACACCTCTCTCCCCTGCTCCCCCAGGTCCTGCTGGCCTCATGATGGGCCCCTctgccccctccaccccagaTGCCCACCATACCACACCTGCTACTGGAGAGAAGCCAGCGGAAGAGCTGGCAGCCCACGAATAAAGACAAACAGGGAGTGAAAAAAGATGACCCGTGGTGGGCGACCAGGAACTGAGGCTTTGGGTTTGGGGGGCCAGGCATGAAGCCCCTCCTGCCCAGGAAGTCATCATTTTTGCCCTCAATCACCAGCTTCGTTGGTGGGGAAGTGAGCCCGGACTGGAAAGGGGTGaccgggaggggaggggggattAGGCCTGGGCCagccctggtggtgctagtggtaaagaacctgtcagccaacgcaggagacgtacgagacggggttccatccctgggtcggacgaggggcctggaggagggcatgataacccactccatattcttgcctggagaatcccatggagagaggagcctggtgggctacagtccctaaagtaacagagtcagacacgagtgaagcgacttagcacgcacaagcTGAGCCAGCAGCTCTGGCTTGGTAATCCCTGCTCAGGGTTGTGGGGGTGAGGGTCTTCTCTCATAGAGAAGCTGCCGGCCACCCCGGCCAGATGGGTTCCACCTGGTGGGGTGTCATCCCTCACAGCTCCCCTGGGGAGCGCCCTGAAAGCACGCTAAGGCCTGTGAGCGGCAGATGGACCAGCGATGCCAGGTGGGGATGTCAGTTCTCCAAGGACCAACGACGCTCCCACCTGCCCGGAGCTTCACATGCCAGACACGTGGGCGCATGTGACTCACATTCGCGGGCTGCACTTGATGGCTGACCTTGCAGCTCATAGTGTCCACAGCGGCTGGGCGGCGTTGGCCTGTGAGCCTGAACCCACCTCTACTGGGCCTGACGCGGGAGCCAGCTCAGCCCCATCCTGCTCAGGCTAACGCCCCCACCCTGTGCCCCTCCTAACCCCTTGACCTACTCCTCTTCCAAGCCAACCACCTCCGTCCCCAGCGAAGCTCTGGTCAAACCCCTTGTGGTGGACAAGGTCGGAGGGGCCAATAGAGAGTGACCTCGTGACACAGGCAGGAGCAACTTAGATGGGTCAAGGCCTGGCCACCTCCAGTAGAAGACCAGGCTCCAGAGGATGGGCAGTTGGCTTGGAGGCTCTGGAAGGTGCTTGCCCAGCTCCTGCTGCCTGTGTGCTGAGTTTCTCGGCTCTGCTTGGGTCAGGGGAGGCCTGAGGCAGCCAAGGGTAGGACGGGCCCTGTGGGAGGAACCAGGGGGCAGCTGTGTGTTTCGGAACCATCCCTCCACAGCCCCAAACACACAACGGGAAAAAGATGAACACAGGCCCTAATGATGGTATTGCCTCGTGAGCCCCAAACGTGCATGCTTAGTGATGGCAAAGTGCGTGCCCTGACATCCCACTACGTCCTAAGAGGTCAGGCGGGGGCAGGGGGTCAGTTCCAGCTCACCActctgagggctgcagccccatgCCCCTTGGACCTGGCCCCTGCCGGGGGTGGGCATCAGCGGTGAGCCCAGTGCCGTGTGAGGCGGAGGAGACACTGTGGGCTCAGTCCCTCTTaagggttgggggcgggggtagggggCTCAGAGTCTGGGGGAGGCTGATGTGTCAAGCAGTCTCCACCACATCAGGCTCTGTGAAGCCCCTCAAGGGGAACCGGGCACACAGCCTGTGACCCGTGTGCTGGTCCAGCGGGTCTGGAAGATGGTCTCTGACAGTCAGGCTGGTTCCCTCAGGACTCGAGAGGTCAGCCTCCCAGGTGAGGGGTCCCTGAGGGATCCCACACACTGCCTTGCTTGCAACTCTGTGCCCTGAGTATTGTGCAATCCACCTGCAAGAATCCAAGGGCCTCCTGCAGGGCAGAGGCACCAGCACCAACGGGCCTCCAGACTGCCCACTCCAGCCTCTAGGCAAAGCACACTTCGGTCCACAGTGGTCCAGCCTACACCACACAGAAGGCCTGGGGCTCTCAGTGGACGGCCTCCTCAGCATGGCCCAGCTGGAGAGGCACAGGCTGGGCTAGCAAGGCGGCAGAGATGCACGAGGCTCCCCACTCCTGAGCCGGACGCAAGGACAGAACGACGACTGCACAGGGCAGCTGAGACAGACGCCACAGCAGAGAGCCAACGGGCAGAGTGTCAGCCGTCACCCTCAAGGACAGGCCTGCCGGCCAGCAGGGCCCACAGGCAGATGGCCTTCAAACGGCTGGGACTGCCAGGCAAGGGGGCAAGGACCACCCAGTGTAGGTGTGGGGAGCCAGACTGCATGGCTGCAGGAGAGCATGGTGAGAGGTGTGCAGGAGTGTGGCCAAGGCTCCACTCCTTTACCCGGGAGGCTGCGCCCTCTCGTCTCCAAACACCAGACAGTGGACAATCCAATAACCACGTCTGGGGGCTCCAGCAGCCGTGAGCAGGCTGTGCTGGCAGAAGACGAACACGATGCCCAGCAGCAGAGTCCGGGGGCGGGAGTCTGGGTGAAGTGGGCACAGGAAGCCACCAGGACTGCCCGGGTCCAGGGTGAGCAAGCCCAGTGAAATATAATCTGGGCTTCCACCTGGCCTCCTGGGTGCAGAGCGGCAGCCAAGGTGCTCAGTGAGGACCGAGGGCATGAGGCTTGGTTAGGAGCTGAAGGGTCGTGGTGTTGCTGGGCAGGAAGCCCGAACTCCTcggcctccattttctcatctgctgAGTGGGGCCACCAGCAGCAAGCACTGCCCCCCAGGTCCCAGGCAGTCCAGTCAAGAGGACTCTATGGGCAGGAAGCCAGGCTGGCCCTGCCCAAGGCTCTGGGGATCACAGCACTTCAGAGAAGCAGGCTGCTGCCCCTGCTCCCTGGCCAGTCCTCCGTCCCTGTCCCTCTCTGCTGAGCCTGCAAACACCCACCCGGCCAAGTTCACTTCCAAAAACAACTCTCCTCACATGCCCTTTCCAGGGTCATTTAAAACCCGCACTATGGCCAAAGCCATTCCTCACTGTCACcgacctcctccaggagggagAGGGGCTCAGTCTGGGGGCTCGTCTTGCTTCTGAATCGTGACCGTGGCCAATTTATGACTCCAGACAAAAGCCAGCACTCAAGGAGAATACCAGAGTCTCCCGGGAAAGGGCTGTCTTCTCGGCCAATGGGTCCCAGGGCCACATCACGACTCAGGTGTATCACTGGTACCCCCGTGGCTCCCCTCAGAGCAGCTCGCAGGACACTGCACGCAGGTCTCAGGCTCCTGCCTCCAGGAAAGGGAAGGCTGTGGCCGGCAGCCCAGGAGGGGAAGAAAtaggcgcccccccccccccacccacccccagaacAGCGGTAGCGCAAGACGGAGGCACAGTGGGCATATCCAGCTCAAATCCAGCCACACAATACGGGTGGGGGCCACAAAGCCTGGTGGCAGTGCCTGGCCCAGGCTGTGATCTCTGGGCTGACACTTCTTCATTCCATTTCCTGGGAGGCAAACTGGGCTCTGGACACACCTCTGCTGTCAACATTGCTCTGGGAATCTGAGCAAGTGGCAGGCACCTCTGCACCTCAGTACCTTCGTGTATAAAATGACTGATGTGAACCAGCTGATCCTGCGAGCCCCTCCAGCTtccaaaaactgggcagaagccTGGACATGTTGAGATGTGGGCTGTCAGGGGTCCCGCGAGGCCACCCCCTCCGCAGCCTGCCGTTCTGGCTCATCCTGCAGACACAGCTGAtgtccctcccaccccttcctccccCGGGAAGACTGTGACTCAGTCGCTCTCACGTCTTTTCCCCTTGGGTAAGAAGCGGTACATGGTGGTGGCTAAGGAAGAACAGACAAGCCCTCCGGGTTCAAGTCTCAGCTCCCCCGCCTGCTGTTGACTGGCCGTGGGCAAGTTCCTTCGCTTCTCCCACCTAAGAGCTGCGCTTCCAACATCTGCTGCTGAAGCTACAAACCCACCCACCCAGAATGTTCTCACAACCCCACCTTTTTTCCTGTCCCCTGCGAAGGTGGATCAAGTGGGGAGACAGTGGAGATGCCCCTGAGGTCCTCCTGAAGTAAGAGGGCCAGTAAGCTTTTATCCCTGACCACGGAAGCCCATGATAGGCCAGCTCTGCATAGGGGTCAGCAAGGTCTGTGAAcctgggccagggcagggggccgCCGCTGAACCCACCCAGCAGGAGCCCAGCGCAGTATTTAAACACCCCTAAAGTATGTCATGTCAGGCTTTCCTGCTCTTGGAGCCTCCAGAGTCCAAAGGTTAGGGACGCAGGCTCCACGGTCGGGATGCTTCAGTTCACATCCTGACTCGTCTAACTGATAACAATTTTTGCAGCTTTTGTCCCTCCGCTTCTCTAGACATAGCGCAGTTGTGACTGAAATGGGCTTATGTGAGATTACAACAACGCCTGAGGCAACCTATGCCGCCTCAGGAATCACCGGCTAGTACTCAACCTACCCCAACGTGCTCCTGAGGACCAGGGATCAGGGCTCCTGGCGGAAGAGAGCGCGGCCCGAACCCCGCTCGACTCTGCCGCAGGGGTGGGGGGCCCTGCAGATCCTGCGGTTCGGTCTGCACGGGTCTCCGCGGGGGAGGAAGTTCGTACCCCTCACGCGCCCCACATTCCTGGGCTCCCCCAACCCGCTTCTCCGCCGCTTCCCGACAGAGGAGCCCCAGCCCGGTTTTCTTTCCGGGGGCGGGGCGTGCACGGCGGGTCTCGGCGCGGGGGCTAGCGGGCCGGGCCCCACCGCCACGCCGCGGCCTCGAGGCTGACGGACAAGAAGGTGCCGGGCGGCCAGGGGGCCGGCGCGGGTGGGGGCAGCCGCGGGCGGAGGGCGGGGGCGCGATACTCGCCGGCTGCGTGGGCCGCGCGCACTCACCTTCGCGCGATCCGGTAGAGCAGCACGCCGGCGGCGGCGCACGCCGTAACCCCCAGGCCGCCGGCCAGGCCGGCTGTGGGGCAGCGGGCCAGCAGCGCGCTCACTCCCTCCATGGTTCCCGGCGCGAGCGGTGGGCGGtggcaggcggcggcggcggcagggcCGAGGGCCGCGGGTAGGACTCAGAGCGGCGGCGCGCGCCTCCTCCCGCCGTGACCTTCGTCGCTTTGTAGCCGGCGCGGGCCCGCCCCCTGACTCGGCGCGCTCCCGGCGCGCAGCCAATCGGAGCGCGGGGCGAGCCCGGTGGGCGGGGCGCCGGCGGAAGTCGCGGTGTTGGCCCCAGCGCGCCCTCCCGTGGCCGGAGGTGGGACGTGACGCGGAGCCCGGCCCAGCCCTCTTCTGCTCCCGCCTCTCTCACTGGCGCCTTCCGCAAAAGTCCGCCAACTTCAGCATCTCAAGCTAGTGTCTTCCCCTGCTTGTCCTCTTTTCCCAATGCCTTGCCAAACCCGGCCCGTGCGCGCGATGCTGTTTTGCGGCAACTTGGAACTTCTTATGCTGCTTGCACTGAAGCCACTCCAATGGTCAAAAAATTAGTTTGTAGAAACATGACCCCTGCTCCTTGGATCATGGGACAGCCAACGCTTCAGAACGTAATCCAACTATTAGAATGTCAGAGCTATAGGTATTGTCTTAGAGGGatgaaacacttaaaaaaaaagcaacatgcACATTAACTTTAATAATTTATGTTTGAATAAACTatcatgtgttgttgttcagctgctcagtcatgtctgcccctgcgaccccgtggactgcagcacaccaggcttccctgtccatcaccatctcctggagtttgctcaaaatcatgtccatcgagttggtggtgccacccaatcatcttatcctgtcgttcccttctccttctgccttcagtctttcccagcatcagggtcttttccaatgagtcagttctttgcatcaggtggccaaagtattggagcttcagcttcagcatcagtccttccaatgaatattcaggactgatttcctttaggatcgactggtttgatctccttgcagtccaagggactctcaagaatcttcaccaacaccacagttcaaaagcatcagttcttcagtgctcagccttcttgatggtccaaccctcacatccatacctgactactggaaaaaccatagctttgactatatagacctttgttggcaaagtaatgtttctgctttttaatatgctgtctaggtttgtcatagcttttcttccaaggagcaagcatcttttaatttcatggctacagtctccatttgcagtgattttggagcccaagaaaatagtctctcacggtttccattctttccccatctatttgccatgaagtgatgccatgatcttagttttttgaatgttttgagttttaagccagcttttcccctctcctcttttgccttcatcaagaggttcttcagttcctcttcactttctgccataagggtggtgtcatctgcgtatctgagattattgatatttctcccggcaatcttgattccagcttgtgcttcatcctgcccagcatttcacatgaagtactttgtatataggttaaataagcagggtgacagtgtatagccttgacatactcctttcccaatttggaacaaggccattgctccatgtctggttctatatGTTTATAGAAACAGATGATTGTTAATACTGAACTGCAGTTACCTGGGAAGGGCGTGGTAAAGACGATTCACTTCATGCAAGTGTTTTAGTATTGGTTTGCGCTAAATTACTTCtataactaagaaaaaaaaggaatgcttGTATTTAATGATGCAATATCTCAGTGTCGCCACAACTATTTATGTTTTGAGGTTAACATTAGAGTCCTTACTGTCCTGGGCTGTACTGGGTGATTTAGCAGCAGTTACCCTTGACTCCTGTTGCAGGTCAACCTGTCCCACATCCTAGATCTGAGCCTTCACCAGGAGTTGCCAAGAGGCAGGGCAGTGAGGAGTCTGGCGGATGCTCCACTGTCTTGAAAGTCTTTCCCACATTTTTGCTTTCACCATAAATCAGGATCAGTGAAACTCCCCTTCAAAATGTGAGACGCTGCATTTAAGCACCATTCTCTTTCCAAGGAAGACTGCTGGCATGACATTCCCCTCAAAGGAAGGGCTCTGTGATGTATGTGGACAGAAAATGCACCCCATTGCTCTGCACTGGGCATGACTAGTACAAGCTCATCTTGAACATCATAATCTTTAAGTGAATGGAATGGAACTATCTGCTGGACCTTGGCCTCAGAGCCAGATCATCGCCCAGGCTCTGCAGCCCCTTCCACCCGACATGCATCTACTCAACAGGCAGCACAAACCACGAGTGGTCGGTTTACAACTTACCTTGGCAAGCCTCAGTGCCTCTCACATCTGTAAGGTGTCAACGGAACTACACGCCTCACAAGGTTgtcagaattaaattagaaattaagtAGCACCTACTGCTTGGCACAAAAACAGGTAAACGATGGGTAAGCCACGGGACTACTGAAAAATGGTGAAATCTCCATGATTAAGCTTGTGGAGAAGAAAGCAATCAATCATGGGATTTCTCCATTAGCAGCTCAGTGATATTTCCCACTTTAAAATCCAATAACCCCTTTATAGAGAAAGTATTGCTTTTTTCCTGCTTCTCCTCTCCCTGCTTGTACTTCTGGTATTcaacatttctttcatttcaatgCCCTGGTGCTGAAACAAGCAGAGAACTAAAGGATGTCAGCTCAACATCAAATTTACCACTTCAAGAATGTGTAAGAATTACCTCCAAAAATTCTCATACCCATCTAGTGGATATTAAGcaaacttttttctaaaaaaaactaattttggctgtgctagctctttgttgctgcacgggctttgcCTAATTAGGGTGAGTGGGCGGTGCTCTCTGGTTGAGGTGTTCGGGCTTCTTGTCGCAGAACAggggctccagagtgcaggctcagtaggtgtggcacCCCGACTTAGTTGACctaaggcatgtggaatcctcccggattagggatcaaaccctatctcctgcattggcaggtagattcttaatcactggaccaccagggaagtctgaaaccTAACTTTTAACCTATTAAACTCTTGAGGAAAAATTCAGACTTTCATGCATGCAAAGGGTTTCATTCAAGCTggtttggtcatgtccaactcttctgcaaccctgcagactgtagcctgccaggttcctctgtctgtgggattctccaggcaagaatattggagtgggctgccatttcctcctccagggggtcttcctgacccaagg of Capricornis sumatraensis isolate serow.1 chromosome 14, serow.2, whole genome shotgun sequence contains these proteins:
- the TMEM201 gene encoding transmembrane protein 201: MEGVSALLARCPTAGLAGGLGVTACAAAGVLLYRIARRMKPTHTVVNCWFCNQDTVVPYGNRNCWDCPHCEQYNGFQENGDYNKPIPAQYLEHLNHVVSGSPGPRAPAPPQWVSSQVLLCRRCSHHQTTKVKQLAAFSPRDEGRYDEEIEVYRHHLEQMYKLCRPCQAAVEHYIKHQNRQLRALLLSHQFKRREADQTYMQSFCASAVKAPAQVIVLRALAFLACAFLLTTALYGTSNPFAPGAPLPPTLPPGSNGSAPPDNGTAAGAEGWRQLLGLLPEHVAEKLREAWAFGQSHQMGVVALGLLTCLLAMLLAGRLRLRRIDAFSTGLWALLLGLHLAEQYLQAASPSWLDTLKFSTTSLCCLVGFTAAVATRKATGPRRSRPRRSEKQQ